In Anomaloglossus baeobatrachus isolate aAnoBae1 chromosome 2, aAnoBae1.hap1, whole genome shotgun sequence, the DNA window GCTCATCAAACTAGGTTCTCTCTGAAACGTCGCCACATTTTAGATAAGAAATACCTGGCTTCCATCGAGCAGCCAGGCCAGGATTCACATTATACTGCCAGTGGTTTAGGCAGTGTGAATatagttacagattccctttaaaggaaacccgtcaggtgcaatatgcattcagaaccacgagcagttctgggtgtatattactaatccctgcctaaccatccctgtatatactagcatagataaagagatgttaagaaaaagtatttcaaaagatcaTTTCTCATATACTAATGAGgctagggactagtcgcaagggtgttatttcctgcgcttattccgccctcttagcatgcccacagggcggaatgagcgcaggaacttaggcccttgcgactagtccctagcctcattagcatatcataaagggtctttagaaatactttgtctaaagatctctttagctatgctactatatacaaggacagttaggcagaaattaataaaataaaagaatGGAAAAATTACCCAAAGACCACTTCTGGATGTTTTCTAACAGGCATCCAGTAAGAAAAGCTATAGATTCTAAAAGGAAGCAAtgcaattttcaagaagaaaccgaAAATATCGGGCAAAGGTGAAAATACATACAAGTTACACAACCAGGTACAAAAGCCACAGACAGCGCCGAGCTTCCAAGGAGCATGCAGCCGGCCAGACCTCACAGCATGTGGCCAGATCCCATGGCCTTCAGCTCCATGCATATAGGACACGTTATCAGTGCACATTTTCCATACTCTGAATAATCAGTGACTCAAACATGAAAAATTCCCCCCTCCCAAGATGCAATGAGGCACAAAACTAGATTTAATAGTCTTTGTATTATTCACTGTAGCTAAAAAAGGTTTTATGAGACATCAAATGTTATGCAAGGCCTAATAATGACAATTGTAGACAACTATCTCATAGCTGGGTGTTACTTAAAGACTTGTGTCTTAATAACAAATAGGCAAATTAGCTCTCCtccaaaaggaaaagaaaaaaaaaagcggtCCCATATCATCCCCACCAGAGATCTGCAGACAGCTGCTCTGGGCTTATGCCCTGTGCAGACAGGCATTTTGTTTAGCTTACGCAaatgttcttccttctggatgtgcGCTTATTTGCATACTACTTTCCTATGCAGAAATGCCTGTAAGGCCGGgctcacactggcgtatagcaTCCAATGTGAGAGAATCAGATGAGATAAGCTAATGGCACTCGGCTCATTCTCTGCGACGAATGTCATTTACCCTCACGTGCCAGAATCAGAGCATAGGTGCGGAGGAGAACTTAAAGGGGGGTATTCACATCtccgagatcctatcccaatatgttttAGGCAGCATGGGTATCCCACCACCACTATATAttggtataggatcttggagatgggaatccccctttaaaggggttgtccactacttttaccttgatggcctatccttaggataagtcctcAATGTCAGATCGGCTGGGATCCAACACCCAACAACCCCTGCTGATCTTCTGTTCTCGGTGCCAGAAGCGGCAGCAGGTGGCCAGCAATCCTCAGCTCTAGAGCTATTCTGGCTTCGGACAGTGACCGCAGCCGAGTACTGCCCATCCGCCTTCTATTCGGATCAATATCAgaggatggagcagctccggaattgAACATTTATGATTGCCTGCTGCCGCCAGCACTgagacagctgatcggtgggggtgcggggtgttgACTCCAGCCGATTTgaaattgatggcctattcttagggtaggtcatcaatgtaaaagtaggggacaacctctttaatctcACCATTATCTCTCTGCGTAAATCAgactgtactcggatgacatcagtgcagtccgatatttcacaCTCCAATTAGAATTAAAGGTTGGCACTCAGTGGGTATAAAATCAATCCTTTATTTCATCTGTTAAAAGTTGGTGGGAAGGAGGATGCGGGTTGCTGTGCACAACAGCAGCTGTTTCGTGTGTGTGATCATGCTTCAACAGGTCCCGGGGTCAGGACCTGTTGAAGCACAAGGACATGCGCAAAATGTCTGCCATCGTGCACAGCTCACCGCATCCTCCTTTCCACAGACTTAACAGATGAAATAAAGGATTGATTTTATACCCAGTGAGTGCCAACCTCTTCTTCTAATGGGATTGAAATTTGTTAAGAATTTTGGTTTGAGCACCACTGAGGGAGTCACAACCCCACAGACAGCTAAACAGGCATAGTAACGGAACTCACTAAGAACAGGTTTTTGGTGCCGGACAACCTACACTACATGTATACACCAATGCTTCACGCTCCgccatacacttgtatgggtgcacATGATCCGAGATATGCTGCCAATCGCAGCAGGCTCTGAATTTTTACCTATGCTGAATCAGcattagaaggaaaaaaaaaacagatctgctctgcctcattgattaacattggtccgagggcAATGTGAGATTTCTCGCATTGCTCCAGTCCAATTTTAAAGTTAATGCGAGTGACGCCTAAGGCAGAGCATCTGTGCGCTGAGCAGAACATATAAAGCACAAAATAGGTATACATAGGTTGCCAGACAGTGAAGACATTTTTGGGTCTTCTCAAAATAACGAAATGGAGGCACTCTCCTGTCACCCCCACACATGGATATAGTGTATGATGATCATTCGGTCTGCATCATTCGGATGCCAACAGAGCTGACGTCCGTGATTGAATACAGCAGTCCTGTTGGCATACAGCCTGCTCTGGATCCATAGTGGGTGATAAAGAGTATGCCTCCATTTATTAATTTGAAAAAAAGTCATGCTTGGGAAGGCAGGGTGGGGTTACGGGGTCCGACATGCCTTTTTAATATTTCCATAAGCTCCCATTCACTAGACAGGAGACAAAGTGTATATCCCTGGCCTCCATCAGGCAGGTATGTCACGCCATAAGATTTACTCAAATGTATAGCAAAGCACAGCAGACGTTCCTATACTGATGGCCAAAGAAAAtacaaacagaatttttttttgctTGCCATGGGGTCCACATGGTGGACAGAGGCCACAACATCCATCTAGACCACCCACTGTTGGGCTCAGATACCAAATGCATCTCCATACACCAGCTGGATCTCCGAGAACCACAGCCCCTCTAAAGGAAAAACAAACATATGGTCACTTATTAAGTGCTATGCCCAACGACACCACAATAATCTGATCATCTACACGACCGCCATTAGAAAACACTAAACCGAGCCATCAGGACACGTCCCTCAACAAAAATCAAAGCTGCTAAAAAGAGACAGGACGCCCTGAAATAATCCACACCACCAACACAAGTCCACTCTGCCAAGTGCTAGGAAACAGCTGCCAGCTGACCAGTCTAGACCACACCGGCTACAGATATATTTAGATAAGCCACATAAGGTCGGAGAACTGGTAACAAGTCATTGGGAGCACGGTCTCAATATCGTGTAGACTCACAGGACAATATTACAGTGCAAATTATGTAAGAAGCATGGTCGGCAGCCATATGGAATATACCTTTTTATGACCAACATTGGCACTTTTCTCCATGGGCACACTGCACTTCTCTCTCAACCGTAAGAGCTGACCATCACTGGGGTGAGTGGGCACAGTCAATTCACTACTTGAGGGGCTCGTACAAACAAGTTCTAAATGTTTGGTGGCAGCGTCACTGCTCTGTCTAGTACGCGCAGCTGTGTGTACTGAGGCTTTAAAAAAGAAGGGGTTGTAAGGATCTTCAGATTTGAGGAACCCATTCCACAGTTTTAAGCTTTCCTCTTCATTGGTGCTAAATTCATCCTCACTGTCACTGTCTGACATGGCGTCGCTGTCACACCACGATTCTTCATCCTCAGAAACGACAGCTGCCTGGTCCTCAAGGTGGGATTCCACCTCAGCAATGGGACCAGTATGTAAACTGGCAGTAAAGTTCTGTGGATTGTAAGGGTCCACGCTACAGAAAGAGCTCCACAACACAACCTCCTCAGCAGCAGGAACGTCTGTCTCTGCGGGAGACACagatccttcactgtcaaaaccatcatcctcctcctcatcagaaCCCCAGTCATCATCATCACATGAACTGAGGTCTTCCTCTTCATCATCGCTCACAACTGTACCCAAAATATAGCCAATATGCTTATTTGTGCACACAGGAATAGCGGGGGGATGGATGTCCTCTTCCACATCAGAGTCCATATCATCTGTTATATCGGGATAAGAAAGATCTGTAGGATCCTGAGCTCCATCATCCTTCACAGAGTCACTGATATTGGGGGGTGAGACTCCCAAGAACTGGAGGTTTTGTTTAATATTCAAGCACTGCCAGTCCTCCAGACTGTGATATCCTTGGTCTTGATCTGGGCTGGGTGGATATTTACTCTGGGTGTCGCCTGAAATGAATGGTTTTTGAATCAGCAGAGAAAGAGGTGGACAAAGCTTGGACTCCGGGTCAGAACCAGGAAGCTCCACAAGACTGCTGTGGTCCAAATCTGGTGATAAGTCCTTATGATGGCCTTCATGCCAGTCAGGTCCCACCATATCTAACTTTATAGGAAGGGCAGGGTCATCTAGGTCAATATCCTGATTTGGAGCAGGGTCCTTGAGCTCAGTGGTGGGGGCACCTTGGGTCTGGTTCTGCTGCAGGAACCACAGCCTCTTGTTACGGATGTGTTCAATTTCAGCGGTTTCATCTAGAACATCTGGGCTCTGGGGCTCTCTACCTAGATCAAGCCAGGTGAAGACTCCGCGTGATGTGGGGTTGAAGATGCAGGACACCATCCCCAGAGAAGTGGAGCGGAGCCGGGCAGCGCTCTTCTCGGGGTCCACATCACAGGGTCCATCCTGGGCATCCATCATATGGGTAACGAAGGCGTTGTTGGCTGCAGACTTATTACAGCACTCATCACCCACTTCTTGGTCAGGGTCCCCAAGATCCTTCCAGGCGTCCAGCCCCGGCTCCCAGAGGGTCTGCATCTTGTGCCAGGTGCCCAGTTCCTGTAATGTAGAGTCCCAGGACTCCTGCTCCTTGCTGGAGGACACATACTCCTTCCATGGCTTCATGAGGTCCAGATCTCCAGGAGTCAGCAGCTCCTTCCAGGGCCCCAGCTCCTCCAGACACTCTTCCAGCTCCTCCCAAGGCGCGGACCGCAGCCCCAGGGCCTCCAGCATCTCATCAGGCCCCACCGATCGGTGCACGACCCAGGCCGAGGGCAGGAAGGAGAAGAGCGACGCTGCGGACAGTCCCATCAGGTACGACCATGCCGCCCCGAACAGCTGGAACACCCGGAACTGCAGCAGGCCGTGCAGGAAGCGGCCGAGCAgggcccggagccccggggaggggGACGAGTCCCGGTCCGCACACATCAGGCCTCGCTGGCGCAGTCCTAGGGCGTCTTCGAGCACAGATCCGCCGCCATTAGTCTctccgggagcgatggcagagacCTCACCGGCCTGAGCTCAGACACCGGCGTCTGGGTACAGCTGAGCTGGGGAGCTGCGAAAGGGAGAGCGTAGGAGGGCGGGGCTAGTGACGTAACAGATCCGGTGACGTCTTCTACGTGGGTGGGAGTGTGCTAGAGAGGgaatgcgcatgcgcactagcctccGCTCGTTTAAAAGCTTTTGGCGGGATGATAGCAGCAAAATGACCGCCGGGAAGTGGAAAGGGGCGCACTGGAGTAACACCACTGTAGCTGGCTCCTGTGCGTCATCATAAATATTCATTACACCTCACTGCCCGCACCGTGTGCACTGAGCCCTTGTCACATTCTGCTCTGAATACCCCCATTGTGTCCTATCAGGCCTCATTCAGACCGCTCATTTCTCTCACTAGTTCAGCCTATATTCCACAGATATATGGAACATTTCAGTCATGTGTATAACTCACCTATTCAAATGCATGGGTTTGTGCAAATAAACAGAGGGGTGACATCTATGGTTATTACTGTATTAGGCGAATAAAAAACATATTACCTCAAAAATCCCTCGCCCTAAAAGTTATACATTTCAAAAACACCCCCTCAGAATGGTGAAAGGCAAATCCCCATCCGAAGGGGTCAACAGTGGCACAAGAAAAACACAAGAACTTATAGAGATATATGTTTTATTACTTGCAAAAATTGAAATAACCTTACATAACTAGGGTTAATGTGCAAAATATAAAGAGTTTTCCCCAAGGAGGCTATACAAAAAAAGATCTAAAATATGGGGCCGTGCAGGATAACCAATTGCAAAATGAGCTCTATGTGTGAATCCGTATAAAAATTAATCCAACTTAACATGTAAAATTGAGGAAACCCAAAGTAAATCAGTGTCCAAAGAATAACGATATAGgggaatcataaatagatgtccaatgctATAGTGCCTAGTGCCATAGTATTTGAACAACCAATAAAGAGAGTTCAGATAGACAAATCCAAGTTCACAACATGGAATGGAAGGTAATAATGAATAGCGTAGTTACCTGCTAAAaagtctattaaccccttcagccccggggcactttccgtttttgcgtttttgttttttgctccccttcttccgagagccgtaacttttttatttttccggcaatcttgccatatgaaggcttgttttttgcgggacaagttgtacttttaaataaaaccataaattttaccatacggtgtactggaaagcagcaaaaaaattccaagtgtggaaaaattacaaaaaaaagtgtgatggcacaataatttttgggatgttttattcacggtgttcactatatggtaaaactgatctgtgggtatgatgcctgaggtcggtgcgagtttgtagacaccaaacatgtataggtttacttgtatctaaggggttaaaaaaaattcacaagcttgtccaataaaagtggcgtacgttttgcgccatttcccgaaacccgtagagttctaattttttgggatctatggctcagtgacggcttattttttgcgtctcgagctgatgtttctaatggtagcatttttgcgcagatactacgttttgatcgcctgttattgcattttgcgtaaaacttgcggcgaccaaaaaacgtaattttggcgtttggaatttttttaccactacaccgtttaccaatcagattaattgattttatattttgatagatcggcatttctgaacgcggcgataccaaatatgtgtatattttatttttttttaaccctttaattttcagtggggggaaaggggggagatttgaacttttatgttttttgtttttttttaattttttaaaactttttttttactttttttattttattttactagtccccctagggggctatagcgatcagcaatccgattgctgatcgctatctgctgatcacagctataccggtgTAAACAGcaaaaatagtcactttcttttttcctctgctccgtgccgaggaaaaaggaaagtgaaacttagtagcagcaggcgtcatcacatgaccctgtgctacgatggcaaccaccgaacgtcacgtgatcactcatgtgacgtccggagggggcggcggtaagtaaaaaacatggccgcgcgcatatagatctcgctgccagactttggcagcgagatctaaggggttaatgttccgggtggaatgcgattccactcggaacatgtaggcacacatgtcagctgttgaaaacagctgatatgtgtgccgatccacgccgcctgcccacggcagggggctgggcttaccgggacacgatccatgacggaaagatccgtccatggtcgtgaaggggttaaagggaacctatcaccagttttttgctttataagctgtggccaccaccattgggctcttatatacagcatgttagaatgatgtatataagagcccaggccgctgtgtagaacataaaaaaacactttataatacctaaatcagtcgctgtggtggatgtgggtcaaatgggtgtcttcgtcctccggtgccgtcgACGCCTCTGTCGTTCTTCTGAAGCCGCGGGGATGACGCGTccaacatcatacacactcgccggcattcaagtcctgagcaggcgcactttgatctgccctgagcagggcagatcaaagtattgtagtgcgcatgtgcggtacTGGCGAGTGAGTATGACGTAGACACGTCGTGTACACAGGCTTCAGATGGAGgacgaaaatggccgaaagaggaggcatcggCACCGAAGGAGGAAaatgcccatttgagccacatccaccgcagcgcgaccgttagaggagtattataaagtgtttttttatgttctacacagtggtttgggctcttatatacagcatgttagaatgcattatataagagcccactggtggtggccacagattatagggcaaaaaactggtgacaggttccctttaaattttcagGCCTTCAGGCCTAACTGAGGCCTGCAAATTTAATAGCATTTGCATATTACCCCTAGTTATGTAAAAGAGATTATTTACATTTTTGCAAGTAATAAAACATATATATCTTTATAAGTTCTTGTGTTTTCCTTGTGCCACCGTTGCCCCCGACGGATGGATATTTGCCTTTCACTATTCCGAGGGGGTCTTTTTGAAATGAATAAAAAACATACTTGTAAAACCAGTACTGGTGTCATCGGTGCTTTCCATCCATGTTTTTCCAGTATGACTACGGAAATAAAGATCAAAAGCTCCTATACTTTCTGTGTTAAagacgtacagcacacggatgccATCTAACCACGTGTTTTTTACAgacccatacacttgtattggaCCTTGTCAACCGTGctgccagaaaaaacggacatgtgaatagcaccagAGGTTATAAGTGTGGTCTCATGATAGAAACGGATGCCCCACGTCCTGGAAACACTGAGGTGTGAAGgggctaaggcccgtttcacacgtcagtgaaaaacagtgacgtttttcactggcgtgtaaaacacgcacatgtccctgcgtgtgccgtgattcacggcacacgtgggttgtctaagtgcaatccgggctccgttctccgtggcccgtgattgcacttagaaaacaactcacctgtgcccgctcctgctgtccatggtgctgattgctcccgcggtgcagcatccggccggcggtgacccccgcagcagctgcttccgggtcggctgtgtcgcgcataatgaatatgcgcgacaataatgagccggcttagaagcagcagggagaacgggctgcagaggacatcgctggacgccgggtgagtaaaaatgatttttattttaaaagtacgtttttttctggcacgtgtttcacggaccacaccactgcgtggtacgtggaacatcagtgatgccagaaaaaaatggacatgtctccttgcggcaatcacgcacacgcgggtacgccgcacggagacacgtgcagtgagaaatcactgacgtgtgagcagacccattcattataatgggtctgcgtatgtcagtgattctggtacgtttaaaaaaaagcacaaacgtcccagaatcactgacgtgtgcaaCAGGCCTAAGGCTGTATTCACATATTCTGTTACCATCAGAGAAACAGAACAGATTATTTTCTCATTTGTTATCATAGTGGCTTTTATATTTTTCTTCACCAAACAGTTGTGTTTATTCATAAACCAATAAAAAGACCCCGGGAGGGTTGCAGGTTTTTATTCAACTCTATCACTAAGCGATCGATCCGTCAGACCCAGGCGCTTTCCGATTTGGATGCGTTTCACAAACCCCCATGGACTTGTATGGCAGGGTCTGATCTGCCGTGAGTCACACTCAGATCTGTGACTGATTCCAATACCTTCACCTCCAGGGGTCCACGTGTGGTGGGATAAAACACTAGGACAGCACGTGGACATTTCAACACTAATGTATTATTGCAGCATAATGAGTAGGAGAAAGTTGAAAACTATTTTTTTCCGATACAAGAAAAGCAGATATGTGGGTGAAAATATAATGTATATCTATGTACTGTGACTAGTGATGAGAGACATGCTCAGGTGCGCGGTACTCGAAACAAGCAGATCGGTCGCTCGGACACACTTGACTGGTGTACCGAGTATATTGAAAGATCTTCGGGAAAACTGCTCAAGTCCCCCATTAACTCCCAAATCGAGTCTGTCCAAGTGTCACCCTGCTCAGTTCGagtacccgagaatggtagtgctcgctcttcactaaCTGTGATATAGAGGCTGTAGAAGTCAAATGATACAATTTAACCAAAACCGTATTGCAAAAATGCTCCAATTTTCATCCTGGTTTTAATGAGAAAGTAAATACCtagatgctgtaaaaaaaaaatctatccacAATTACTCTTAACAGCAAACATATGAGTACACCCTCAAACCAGGAACCATACATCTCTTGTATAAAGACAATCTGTCACAGAGGGACAAGCAACAATTTGCATGGTTGTTCTGCTGACCTGAACTGTGCACTCTCCAAGGCAAATAGCATTGGGGTAGCACAGTAGCACTGAAGCTTGTCAGGATCTGagctaagggctcttttccactcgcgatttcctggtgcgagtgcgatccgataaaaagtctgatcacactcgcaccagtgttaatcaatgagataGTGTCCTCTGacctgttttttctccacacgaattgggctctcggtgcaatcgcagcatgctgcgatttgcaccaagTCTCGGCTCACGTATGTGTAAAATCGTACTGCAtttgcatgttatgcgactgcagtgcggtgcacgcagagagacagcggaggagatgggagaaagtgctccctccatcttctcctctCCTGTGATGTGATCTGAAGGAAACTgtgtcattgattaacactggtgcgagtgcaatcagaTTTTTGATCGGTTCGCACTTGAAAATgcgagtggaaaagagccctaaggcctaagccacacggcgagaaaaacagtgcgagtggagtgcgataaaacatcgcattcccctcggaccaattctagcctgtgtgtcagcacacatgagcgattattttctcagccctaatccaactgagaaaacaattgcagcatgccgcgattgtaagccgtgtctctttctctcgcacccattcaagtgaatggggcgagagaaaaatcgcactgcactcgcggtacaccggtgtaccactagtgcagtgcgagaatggcaatagccggctacgcagtagagagggagagaaatccctccctcccctcctgagtgccggcccgccccccgcagctgaggtctgctcgcacgaacggacctcagttgcaaggacacacgcatgacactcggctctgctgtactgccagcgcgagccgagtgtcatgcaagtggatcgcagtagtccccgtgtggccccagcctaatagaaacacaggcaccacttctgtatttattaccactcctggttttgacttacaaatactgagataaaaaaaactCACTAATAcgcaacgtgtgaacgtggcccaacaaatactgaggtaaaccaCTCACTAAATACCTGACATGTGCACGTGAACTtaaagatactgaggtaaaaaaaactcactaaatactcaacatgtggccttacaaatactga includes these proteins:
- the PPP1R15B gene encoding protein phosphatase 1 regulatory subunit 15B; this encodes MCADRDSSPSPGLRALLGRFLHGLLQFRVFQLFGAAWSYLMGLSAASLFSFLPSAWVVHRSVGPDEMLEALGLRSAPWEELEECLEELGPWKELLTPGDLDLMKPWKEYVSSSKEQESWDSTLQELGTWHKMQTLWEPGLDAWKDLGDPDQEVGDECCNKSAANNAFVTHMMDAQDGPCDVDPEKSAARLRSTSLGMVSCIFNPTSRGVFTWLDLGREPQSPDVLDETAEIEHIRNKRLWFLQQNQTQGAPTTELKDPAPNQDIDLDDPALPIKLDMVGPDWHEGHHKDLSPDLDHSSLVELPGSDPESKLCPPLSLLIQKPFISGDTQSKYPPSPDQDQGYHSLEDWQCLNIKQNLQFLGVSPPNISDSVKDDGAQDPTDLSYPDITDDMDSDVEEDIHPPAIPVCTNKHIGYILGTVVSDDEEEDLSSCDDDDWGSDEEEDDGFDSEGSVSPAETDVPAAEEVVLWSSFCSVDPYNPQNFTASLHTGPIAEVESHLEDQAAVVSEDEESWCDSDAMSDSDSEDEFSTNEEESLKLWNGFLKSEDPYNPFFFKASVHTAARTRQSSDAATKHLELVCTSPSSSELTVPTHPSDGQLLRLREKCSVPMEKSANVGHKKVTFYDKVTVHYVCSKEERKGHWEEFARDRCRFLRRIQETEAVIGHCFTPDHRQRMWDRMQEIWGS